ACGGTTTACCGTTTATGTCGGTCTGGGTAAACCTGGGCGCCGAAGCACCTACATAGATAGTTTTGGCCGCAAGGATGCGTTGTTGCAGCTCCCTGCCGGGGTCGCTCATACGCAGCCTTTCACTCATGCTGTTAAAGATCGGCTCTATCCTGTTCACATCCACGGGGGTGCCGGTTCCTTCTGATAAGGCCACCATGCCGAAGTAGGAGTCGGGATGTTTTTTTGCGTATTCGATTTGCGCATTCGCCCGGTCAGCCATGCGCTTCCTATAGGTGGCATTGATCCGGCCAAGGAACGCAGTATCCTGCCGCTGTGCAGGAGTTGCCGAACTTACCTGCCCATTGGCCCACTTGTTCAGGTCCATAATAGTACCACCAATGGCTGCGTTATACGCCTGAAATTCATCGTATACTTTAGAACCGGTGAAGCTGGCATTCGCCAGTGAATCTGCAGCGGTGATCTTGATTTTTTCCGCCCCAAAATAGAAGTAAATCACGTCGCCGGTATAAACGGCTTTCTGTTTTCCTCCTCCATCATGGCTCAGCGCCATGCGTGCGTAGGAATAACCGGAGCTGACACCGCTGAAGGTGAATTTACCATTTGTAACGGCGGCACTGTCTTCCTTTCCTACGCCATCGCTCATATAATCGATATAGGCCATGGCAGGAGTATTCAGTTTACCGATATTCCCTTCAATACGAAAGGTTCCTTTCTGCGCCTGGCTGGCTAACGGCAGACTGATAGCTGCCAGTATTAAAATGTTTTTCATCACGCTTTATATTTAATTTTTTGATACAATATCTACCGGAGCGCCGGGGATTCCATCTACATGACCGGTAATGCTTCCATTCTTACCAACACTTACATCCAATGCCACAACGCTGCCTTCTACTCCAGCTGTGAGCGTATTGCCGTCAGTGCTCAGTTTCAGCATGGTCACCTTTTTGCCATTAAAATTGGCATCCAACGGGCGTAAATCTTCGTTAACAGGATTATACCGGTAGATTTTATCATTGGAGGTGAAATAAAATATATCCACTGCGGAGCGTTGCCAGCGGCTGCCGGCTGTTAGTAATGCAGCACCCTTAAATACGCGTTTCCGTGTAGGCAGAATTGTCCGCAGGTCATAGTTGGCCATCTGCACGGTAAATGTATATTCGTATACGTTTCCGTCGGCCGCCCTGTAATATGCATAGGATACACTGGGGATAGCCTGCATGTAAAGCAGCACGCCGGGGCCCAGATCAGCAGGATTAAATGCGTTTCCTATCACCTGGTAATCACTTCCCATAAAATTGCCACCACCGTCAAAAGTCACAAAACCATGACGTATGGTGTCGAATGCAAAAAAGAAATTATACCGGCTGTAGAAAGGGGCCAGGTAATAGTTTCCTGTCTGCATGCTGGAAAATTTACCAAAGTCCGGCGCGAAAGGCGCCGTAGTAGTGATACTGAGGTACAGTTTACCATTGACAATTCCCGTTGGTATGCCTTGTGCGCCATTAAACACCTGCGTTTCCATGGCCGCAGGAGGGTTAAAGAATTGTTCTCCAAAATAACGTTTACGTAGCATGGTACTGCCATCGATTATAACGCTTTGTTTTGAAGGGTCTTTACAGATCACCCAATAGTCCTCTACACTGTTTTCCTGGTATGCGAGTGGTTTTGCAAACAGCTGTACCG
The Chitinophaga varians genome window above contains:
- a CDS encoding TlpA disulfide reductase family protein, with the protein product MKNILILAAISLPLASQAQKGTFRIEGNIGKLNTPAMAYIDYMSDGVGKEDSAAVTNGKFTFSGVSSGYSYARMALSHDGGGKQKAVYTGDVIYFYFGAEKIKITAADSLANASFTGSKVYDEFQAYNAAIGGTIMDLNKWANGQVSSATPAQRQDTAFLGRINATYRKRMADRANAQIEYAKKHPDSYFGMVALSEGTGTPVDVNRIEPIFNSMSERLRMSDPGRELQQRILAAKTIYVGASAPRFTQTDINGKPLRLDDLKNKYVLVEFWASWCSPCRAENPNLTKQYAKYKNLGFEVIAVSLDDHKDKWLEAIAKDQLPWLHVSDLKGWNNEVGRQYGIRAVPANFLLDENKHIIAMNLRGEQLNKKLAELFGN
- a CDS encoding PKD-like family lipoprotein, whose product is MYKGIIIIFLSACVIMACKKDLGNYKYTVPSEPVLHGIADSTIAATVGDSLVISPLVTLADGNPSTDLTFDWDILVAEEARSDHYTGYPLRIVYNLKPMVRDAKITITDKRNGIKYFYKFKISGGTRFAKGATVLSIDKGVTRLSFIRPDSTVNPDLYHALHNDDLPANPVQLFAKPLAYQENSVEDYWVICKDPSKQSVIIDGSTMLRKRYFGEQFFNPPAAMETQVFNGAQGIPTGIVNGKLYLSITTTAPFAPDFGKFSSMQTGNYYLAPFYSRYNFFFAFDTIRHGFVTFDGGGNFMGSDYQVIGNAFNPADLGPGVLLYMQAIPSVSYAYYRAADGNVYEYTFTVQMANYDLRTILPTRKRVFKGAALLTAGSRWQRSAVDIFYFTSNDKIYRYNPVNEDLRPLDANFNGKKVTMLKLSTDGNTLTAGVEGSVVALDVSVGKNGSITGHVDGIPGAPVDIVSKN